A stretch of the Candidatus Methylopumilus planktonicus genome encodes the following:
- a CDS encoding acyl-CoA desaturase, with the protein MRKFFKKLFYWFDNSFLEEKYASITSGREIDWMRVIPFILLHLSCLLIVIVGFSWTAFTVCIFLFAIRMFAITGFYHRYFSHKTFKTSRFVQLIFAMIGATAVQRGPLWWAAHHRGHHMHSDTPEDKHSPKEHGFLWSHMGWFLTKSNFVTNTKFIRELIRFPELRIIDRFDLLMPLALSIGLFVIGYYLNQYEPQLNTNGFQLLIWGFSLSTVMLYHATFLVNSVAHQWGKKRYETLDTSRNNFIIAILTFGEGWHNNHHHYPGSARQGFYWWEVDLTYYILKFLSMMGVIWDVRTISDNIRESKKIEHLHH; encoded by the coding sequence ATGCGTAAATTTTTTAAAAAATTATTTTACTGGTTTGATAATTCTTTTCTTGAAGAAAAGTATGCATCAATCACATCTGGCAGGGAAATTGATTGGATGAGAGTGATTCCATTCATTCTTCTTCATTTGTCTTGTTTACTAATTGTGATCGTAGGATTTAGTTGGACTGCCTTTACAGTATGTATATTTCTATTTGCCATTCGCATGTTTGCGATCACAGGTTTCTATCATCGCTACTTTTCTCACAAAACTTTTAAGACCTCTCGTTTCGTTCAGCTTATTTTCGCCATGATTGGCGCTACTGCGGTGCAAAGAGGCCCTCTCTGGTGGGCGGCTCATCACAGGGGTCATCATATGCACTCAGATACGCCGGAGGATAAGCACTCTCCTAAAGAGCATGGATTTTTGTGGAGTCATATGGGATGGTTTCTAACCAAATCAAATTTTGTGACCAATACAAAATTTATTCGAGAACTCATAAGATTTCCAGAATTACGAATCATTGATCGGTTTGATCTTTTAATGCCTTTAGCATTATCTATCGGCTTATTTGTGATTGGCTATTATTTGAATCAATATGAGCCACAATTAAATACGAATGGATTCCAATTATTAATTTGGGGATTTTCACTCTCTACAGTGATGCTTTATCACGCTACTTTTCTAGTGAATTCTGTGGCGCACCAATGGGGGAAAAAGAGATATGAAACTCTAGACACGAGTCGCAACAATTTTATTATTGCAATTTTGACCTTCGGCGAAGGTTGGCATAATAACCACCACCACTACCCAGGCTCTGCAAGACAAGGTTTTTATTGGTGGGAAGTAGATTTAACTTATTATATTTTGAAATTTCTATCAATGATGGGTGTGATATGGGATGTTCGCACTATTTCTGACAATATCCGAGAATCTAAAAAGATAGAACATCTTCATCATTAG
- a CDS encoding lipocalin family protein, whose translation MTQAPIKTVSEVNLKSFMGPWFVIGHIPTFIEKNAFNAIESYELNEDGTIGTTFTFNEGSLTGPIKTYHPKGFVVKGSGNALWGMQFIWPIKAQYKIVYLDQDYQNTIIARDDRDYVWIMSRQKKIDQDTLKNLVKKIEDDGYDINKIRWIEHSN comes from the coding sequence ATGACTCAAGCTCCCATCAAAACGGTTTCCGAAGTTAATTTAAAGTCATTTATGGGGCCATGGTTTGTTATTGGCCATATTCCAACCTTTATTGAAAAAAATGCATTTAATGCCATTGAGTCTTATGAGTTAAATGAAGATGGCACGATCGGTACGACTTTCACTTTCAATGAAGGATCTTTGACTGGACCCATTAAAACATACCATCCAAAAGGTTTTGTGGTGAAAGGTTCTGGCAATGCTTTATGGGGCATGCAATTTATATGGCCTATCAAAGCACAGTATAAAATCGTCTATTTAGATCAAGATTATCAAAATACTATTATTGCAAGAGATGATCGTGATTATGTGTGGATCATGTCACGCCAAAAAAAGATAGATCAAGATACATTAAAAAACTTAGTAAAAAAAATCGAAGATGACGGTTATGATATTAACAAAATACGCTGGATTGAGCATTCAAATTAA
- a CDS encoding DUF1295 domain-containing protein codes for MIYLNALFINILFAYFGWLISLKKNNVNHVDIMWSLFFVFNALYFYTAFAPSLRSALVLLLVFLWGARLAVYLTIRNWGKSEDARYLKIRQNNEPNFRYKSVYIIFGLQSILSWIVGSILFIAIKNDHPLTGLDILGFSLTLFGIVYESIADYQLMLFKNDIKNRGKLLQSGLWKFSRHPNYFGELLVWWGFFMTTLVTGVHLNLVAPLFMTFLILRFSGVTLLEANLMKKFDEYQTYKKKVNTLIPRFWKA; via the coding sequence ATGATATATTTAAATGCATTATTTATTAATATCTTATTTGCTTACTTTGGCTGGCTTATCAGTCTTAAAAAAAATAATGTTAATCATGTTGATATTATGTGGAGTTTATTTTTTGTATTCAATGCGCTTTATTTTTATACAGCATTTGCACCATCATTAAGGTCTGCTTTAGTTCTTTTATTAGTTTTTTTGTGGGGGGCCCGTCTTGCGGTTTATCTGACGATAAGAAATTGGGGAAAATCAGAAGATGCGCGTTACTTGAAAATTAGACAAAATAACGAACCTAATTTTAGATATAAAAGTGTATATATTATTTTTGGACTTCAATCCATTCTTTCATGGATTGTAGGATCGATTCTCTTTATTGCCATAAAAAATGATCATCCTTTAACTGGGTTGGATATATTAGGTTTTTCATTGACGCTATTTGGAATTGTGTATGAATCAATTGCTGATTATCAATTAATGCTATTTAAGAACGACATAAAAAATCGTGGAAAGCTCCTACAATCAGGGTTATGGAAATTTAGTCGCCATCCAAACTATTTTGGTGAGCTTTTGGTATGGTGGGGGTTTTTTATGACAACCCTTGTGACAGGGGTTCATTTAAATTTGGTAGCGCCACTTTTTATGACCTTTTTAATATTAAGGTTTTCAGGCGTGACTCTTCTTGAGGCTAATCTCATGAAAAAATTTGATGAGTACCAAACTTACAAGAAAAAAGTAAATACTTTAATTCCTCGATTCTGGAAGGCATAA